TGTAAAACGGATTTATCGGTTTCAGATAAAGATTTAGGATAGGGTTCTGATTGGATTTGAAGAAAATCTTCTTCTTTGAGATTATGAACAATAAGCCTATCAACAGATTGATAGGCTTTTAAAATTTGTTGTTGTTCAGAATATAATTCAAAATAAACTGAAGTCGTTGTATGTATGTCTATTTCAAGTTGAAAAAATGCATTAACAAGATCCAAATCATAAAGATCTATAAAAATACATGCATCCGTAACAGCTATTTTTAATTTCATTCTTCGGTGTGGTATTTGACATTTGGAGAACAATAATTAAAACATCGGTTGATGTTGTTTTTTAAATTCAGCCAAAGATTGATTAGATAATGAAGCTGCTTTTGACATTGAAATCTGGTCTTCAATCAAAGCTCTAAATAATAATTGTTCAAAGCGATTACTCTCTTCAATCCCTTGATATTCTACAGGTTCGTCAACTTTCCAATTTTGTTGTCTAATTAAGAAGAAGAATTGTTTAGTATAATTTTCATTAATAATCCCACAAACTTTTGCTCTCATTACAATTGCTTGCATTGAGATACCGTACTGTTTTTTAATATTACCCAATTCTAAAGTTGAAAGCTTAGTACGATGTTTTCCTAATTCTGCTATAATGGTTTCTTCAGGAAGTAGCATTGCACCTGCAAACTGATGACATAAAGTTTCTTTTTGTTTATCAGTCACATCACCCAAATCTAAAAGTAAATGAGCCAACTCGTGAAGCAATGTAAAACGTATTCTATCTGGCTTATTGGCTTTTCTTTCATTGTAAGCTACAACCGGGATATAACCATTTACAAAAGTTTGTAAACCGTCAAAATCCTCATCGACATTCAGCTTTACTACTTTTATATTCTTATCTTCTAAAAGTTCAACGATGTTGAATATTGGACCATTACCTAATGACCATTTTTCTCTCAAAAGATTTGCAGCTTGATTTACCCGCTCATAAGTAGTAACCTTTCCAAAGTCTTTTAAAGGATTATCAAAACTATGAGGAAGTCCAATGATTTCTTCTAATTCTAAATAGCGTGAAAGATACTCTTTGGTAGTTTCGTTAATAATAGCTTTGTCTTTTGGTGATACCTTACTTGAAATCCGATATTCAATATCACTGAACTCCACTTTAGTTGTTCTGAAAAAATAATCAGGGCTAATATTAAGAGCTTTGCTTAGCATATTAATTTTTTCTGCATCGGGAATCACTTCACCTTTTTCGTAACGATGCAACGCCTGACGAGATAAAGTTCCGCCTAAAGCATCAGCCAAATCCTGCAATGAGAAACCATTCATAAGACGGGCTGACTTAAATCTTTCCGCAAATATTGCTTTTGTTTCCATTGTATAAAATATTTTGTACTGCAAAGGTAACTATTATAGTTGACAAACACAACTTATTACCGACATTTTGTAACACCAACTTGTAACTGTGACAAAAATTCATATTGCCGTAACACTATAAAACAAGACATTATGTCACGAATAGCATGAAAACTGACTGGTTTACATAATTGGTTGACAAGTTTGTTTTTTGGAATACATTTTGTAACTTTACATTTAAGTGCAAATAGGTGCATTTATAACTTTTTAAATATTATAAAAATGGGCAAGTACCAAATTAAAAGAACCAGTAATGGTCAATTTCGCTGGACATTGAAAGCGACAAATGGAGAAACACTTATAACAAGTGAAACTTATGTAAGTAAACAAGGTTGCCTTGATGGTGTGGCAAGTAGTAAGGTTTGTGTAGCCGACAAAAACTTTGATAAGAAAACATCCACTTCAGGACAGCCGTACTTTAATCAGTTAGCGAACAACTATCAGGTTTTAGGAACAAGCGAAATGTATTCCTCTACTTCTGCAAGAGATAACGGTATTGATAGCGTAAAACGTAACGCTCCAACTGCAACAATTGAAGACTTAACTTAATTATTAAATAATAAAAAATGAAAAAAAATCAACATGTAGTGCCTAACGGGGACAAATGGGCTGTAAAAGGAGCCGGAAACGAAAAAAATACACGCGTTGTAGATACGCAAAAAGAAGCTATCAACATAGCCCGTGAAATTGCTAAAAATCAGAAATCCGAATTAGTAATCCATAGACCTGACGGCAGAATACGTGATAAGGATAGTTTTGGAAATGATCCACGTAATATAAAAGGGTAATAACTGTATATGGATTACGTTAAAAAAATTGAAACATTAAAACATAGTATTGATCGATACGACCATTACTACGATAGTATTAATAATAAAGCTAACTTATTTTTGACCTTAAATACTTTTTTACTAGGCGGAATTATAACAGGTTATTATAGTATTAAAACTACTATTGATGGTAGGTTTGATATTATGTTTTTTGTTTCTATTGCGCTAATAAGCTGTTTTGCTAGCATTTTCTACACATTGTGGTCTATAATACCCTATTTGAACAAACAATCTGATAGTATCAACGGCTCTCAACTAAGTTTTGGGAATGTTGCCAATGTCTCGTTGACAAGCTTTAAGCAGATGTTTGACTCCGTGACCGAAGAAAAGCTGTATGAAGATTATTTAGAGCAAGCACACTTATTAGCTAAAGGATTGCAGATTAAATTCTGCAGATTAAGAACAGCAACCTACCTACTGGGTATTTGCTTTGGTTGTATTATAATTATTGGAATTAAAATTTTAACATAACGCGTATGAATCAAAAACTCTACAAAAACTATGCTGATGATATCGCTCAATATTTGAGACAGGGTAAAAAAAACGATATCAACAAATCATTTAGTACAGGTCAACTAAATGAAGGTAAATCGTCTAATATTGAATTAAGATGGTTAGACAGAACCAAAAATGAAGCAGATTTCCTAAGCTTAAGTGCTTTAGACACAGTTACATCATATGATACAAAATATCACGAAAAACTAGGTGCGCATCCAAGCTTTAACCATCTAAAAGGAACCAAAAAAGTAGAACATCACTATATTGTATCGATGTTTATTGATGTTCGAAATTCAACAGGACTATTTAAAAAATATACTCCTGAAGTTGTAGCTAATATTTGTAGAACGATACAATTAGCAGCTATTCATACTTGTTGGTACTTTGATGGGTATATTCATCGCTTACAAGGGGATGGATTAATGGTCTATTTTGGAGGAAAAGGAACAGCCAAGCAAAAGGCAATTGACAACGCATTATTAGCTGCCTCTTTCGTAAATTATTTCGTTAAAAATGATTTAAAGAATCTTTTTGATGAACAAGGCGTAAATCGTATTTATACGCGTATTGGAATCGATTTTGGTGATGATGAAGACACTATATGGCATGACACAGGAGCTGGTGAGTGCAGTGAAGTCACTACTACGAGCTTACATACTAGCTTAGCCAGTAAGTTGCAATCGCAAGCTGAAAGCAATGGAATTGTAGTAGGTCATCACGTTTATCAATTAAAGTTGACACATGAGGATTATTTCAAGTATAAGAAATACAAAAAAGACGGTGTTGAAAAAGACTATATCTATGAAATACCCGATGAGGGATTTAGATACAAACAATACGATTTTAATTGGGAACGTTATCTTAAAAATCATCCGTTAATAACTACTGACGAAGAAGGGAATTTAATTCTTAGCGGAAACCCAAAACATAATAGTACACATATTAACACTTTCATACCTCAACTTGAAAAGAATGTTGAACAATACAAGCCTTACCTTAAATAGAGGTTTTAAAATAAGGAACTTTGAGGAAGATAAGATTGCCATTTTAAAGAGTAACCCTGGACTGCATTTTGTAATTCAAAATGATGGAACATATATTTTTAGTGGCAATTATTATCTAAAGAACGATGAAGGGAAATTGATAAAGTCATTCAATGTCAAAATTACACCTCTAAAAAATTATCCTAATAGTGTACCCATAGTTTATTCGACTGGTGATGAAATAGAAAAAATAGATGATTATCATATAAGTAAAGAAGGAATTATCTGTTTCGATCATACTTACACTCTTAACAAACTTGCATCAGGAGGACTAAGGTTATACGATTTCATCGAATTTTATTTTCCAAAATACTTTTCTTGGGTATTGCTTAAGCAATGTGAAAAGGCAGAGAACTTAAAAGAATGGGCGCATCAAGACAATGGTACAATTCAATATTTTCAGGAAATATTAAGAATTAGTGACATTGATAAAATCTGTGATTTTTTAGATTGTTATTTAAAAGTATCGAAACCATCCAGAAATGAAAAATGCTATTGCGGTTCAGGAATTAAACTAAAAAATTGTCACCTTGACGCTGTTAACATTCTTCGAGCAACTTCGAAAAAAGAACTTCAAAATGATTATCATAAAATTAAAAAGGTCAAATAGCTATACAACTATTTGACCTTTGTTTTTTATTATCGTTGGGTATTGAAGTTTTGAAACGAATTTGCCATCATTTTATAGAGTGTATTGGCAAAGAATGAGCGGAACTCTGGGTTGTCGTTAAATTCTTTAAACACTTCAAAATTAGAGTCGATGTGTTCCATTAGTTTTTGTTGTAAAATGGTATCGAACGTAATCTTGGCATTTTGTTCGTCTGAATAACTGTATGCATCAATAAACGCTTGGTCTTGCGCTACATCTTTTACGAGTTCGTCTGCTAATTTACGTACTTTGTCTTCGTTGGTAAATTCGGTACCAAAGCGTGTATTGAATTCTGACACAATCTCTGAAAGGTATTCTAACTCAGGTTCTAACACGCCTCCTTTTACTTCTGTTGGAATCGGTTTTAATTCGTCGCCTTGTTGTAGGTAGATACGATCTGTTTGTAATAAGCGGTATTTCACGCTATCCATATCTATGCTATCCAGAACACCTTTGGATAAATCTTCGCCTACAGGACGTTGAATTTTGTTTTGCAGGTGGTTTAAGTACACATACAAACTTTCTAGATATCCACTTTCAAAGGGTACAATTTGAGAAAGGAATACGTACAAACGCACAAACGACTTGCATTTCACTCTAAAATCCTCTTGCTCCTCTTCAGACAACACCTCATTAAATTCCTTCACCGCTTTGTTTAATAAGCCATGAACGGTATCTAATGGTTTATTCTTAATAATCGCAGATGTAAATGCATACACATCTTCTTGCTCATAGATTTGGTAGGTATCTAAGATCGATTGCAAGTCGAACAACTTATGATGATCTGTTTTATCTGCTAAAATGGTTGTTTCGTAGAATGGCTTAAATGAATTTTCGATTTCCTCTACGGTGTTGGCAAAGTCTAATACAAACGTATCGTCTTTACCCGCTGTGGTTCTGTTGAGACGTGATAATGTTTGCACCGCATTAACACCGCCCAACTTTTTATCGACATACATGGTATGCAATAAAGGTTGGTCGAAGCCCGTTTGGAACTTGCTTGCCACGATTAAGAAACGGTATTCGGGTTTCTTGAACTCGTCTGCGATTAAGCCACTGGAAAAATGATTTAATGATGCTTCTGTTTCGCCATCTATATCGCCAGAAAATGCCACAATAGATTTGAACGGCAAATTATTTTCCGCCAAATACTTATCGAATGCGTGTTTATAAAGAACAGCATTTTTCCGGCTAGAAGTTACCACCATTGCTTTAGCCAAACCATTGATTTTACGTTGATGGATGACATTTTCTATGAAATGATTGATGATAATTTTCGTTTTTTTATCAATGGAAGCTGGGTGGCTTTCTACGTATTGTTTTAATTTTTTCTGCGCTCTTTGTTTATCGAATTTAGGATCATCTTCTGCTTTCTTGTACAAGCTGTAGAAACTGTTATAGGTGGTATAGCTTTTTAGTACATCTTCGATAAAACGCTCTTCGATGGCTTGTTTCATCGAATACAAATGAAACGCTTCGTATTTGGTTTGGTCGCCTACTTCATAAGGTTTACCAAATAATTGTAAAGTTTTATTTTTAGGTGTAGCCGTAAAAGCAAAATAGCTGGCATTATCCAAGAGCTTACGCGATTTGGCAATCATTTGCAATAAAGCATCGTTGCTTTCGGCATTGTCATCTTCTACTGTTTGTTCGTCTTCGTCTGTTTCTTCCGTTAACTCTTTGTATAAAGCCTCGTTTAGCTTACGCAAAGTATTACCGCTGGTACTGCTGTGGGCTTCGTCTATGATGATGGCAAAATTATTGGTTGCCAACTCGCCCATTTCTGCTGCGATAACAGGGAATTTTTGAATGGTAGAAATGATTATTTTCTTCCCATCTTTCAAGGCTTCCTTTAACTGACGAGAACCATCGGTAATAGGCTCTACCAAACCTTTTGTTTTCTCGAATTGTAAAACGTTTTTTTGGATTTGGCTGTCTAATACTTTTCTATCGGTAACGATAATAATGCTATCAAACACATTTTTATTATCGGTATTGTATAATGAAGCCAACTGATGTGCTAACCAGGAAATAGAATTGGATTTGCCCGATCCTGCCGAATGTTGGATTAGGTATTTTTGCCCCGTACCGTTTTGTTTAGCATCGGCTAATAATTCTCGAACAGCGTCGAGCTGATGGAAACGTGGGAAAATTAATTTTTGTGATTTCGTCTTCTCAAACGTACCGTCTTTGTTAATTTTTTCGCCCTCTTCTTCAAACAACTGCACATAGTTTTGGATAATCTCTGTTAAGGTATCTTTTCGCAAGATGTCTTTCCAAAGATAATCTACCTTAATGCCTCCGTTCTCTGGATTGCCCGCACCGTTGTTGTTGCCTTTGTTGAAAGGTAAGAAATACGAACTTTCGCCTTTGAGATGCGTGGTCATATACACCAATTCGGTATCTACCGCAAAATGCACCAACATACGCCCTAGTTTGAACAATGGCTCTTTGGGATCACGATCTTGTTTGTACTGCTTTATGGCATCCTTAACGGTTTGGTGGGTAAACTCATTTTTAAGTTCGAAGGAGATGATTGGTAAACCGTTGATGAACACCACCATATCCAAGGTATTGTTGTTTAACTTAGAATATGGTACCTGACGCATTACCGAGAAAATATTCTGTTGGTATAAAGCCACCAATTCTTGATTCAGCGTTTGGTTGGGTTTGTCGTAAAACAAACGAAACTTAATGTTATTGACCACCAATTCTTTACGCAATAGGTTGATGATACCGCCCACAGCCATACCCCGAGCAAAGCGAATTTGCGACAAAGTACGGTTGATTTCCTTTAGCATGGTACGTTTATAGTCGCCTCCTGTAGATTTTTCTAAGGCGGCCACTGCTTTGGGCTGTGTAGCTTCTAAGAACTGAAACAACAATTCTTGATCGACCAAATACTCTTTATCAAAATTGGTACGGTGGCGTAAGGTGTAGCCGTTGCCGTGTGTGGTATCGGTTAAGTAATTGGTAAAATGTATTTCAAATCCTATTTCTTTGGTATTGGTGCTCATACTCTAGTTATTCGTTTGGGTGCATTGGTTATTGGTTTATCTATAGGTTACGCTATGGACAATTGACCCGTAACGGCATTGCTGATTAAAGCCTCTTTGTACTCGGCTACTAAGCGTAATTCTTCTTCGGTTTTAAAAATGGTTTCGTCTATGGTTTTGGTTTCAGATTTAATTTTTGCGATGATGTCCTTTTGGATATTAATATCTTTTGGATATGAAATTAAAACATTCGATATATCGGCAATACTTAATCCTACACGAGTTACACCAGTTGCATTAACTTCAAATTGACTATTTACTTCTTTAGATTCAATTTTTCTAAATAAAAATTCATCCAATATAATTTCTTGATTTGCTCTAATCATTGCTAAATGGTAGGCACATACAAGATTGTCAATATTTTCTGATACAAAAGCTGGAATTCCGATGTCGTTAGCTGATTCACTATCTTTAGTTATAATAATATCACCTTTAAACACTTTGAATTTTTCAATTTCTTCTAATGTTGCAGTAGCTAGCATAAATTCAATATTATTTGTGATGTAGTCATTCTTATAAACATCAACATAATTGCAAAGCTTTACTTTAACTTCTCCTTTATGCGTTAATTTATCGACATTACTAAATTTAATATCTGAAATATGTTTTAGTTTATGCGTCACCCAATTAATACTATCCTCATCTTCTGACTTATTTACATGAGAGTTTATCACACTCTGTCTTTGTTCTTTAAGTAGGTTGATGAGTTGTTTTTTATCTGCGATGAATTGGTTGATTTGCTCGCACTTTTTGTCGAGGAAATTATTAATTTTCCTTACTGTTTCTATTTCGTTAGGAATAGCAACTTTTAAAACAGAATATTTATTTCCATTGAAGTTAAATATTGTACTCTCTATTGCTTCAGTACTTAGTTGATATTTGAAATATTTTGAGAATGAAAAATAATAAAGCCATTTTGAAATATCTATATTCTTAGGCTTAAACTTTACAAGAAAACCTGCATAAGTATATTCTTCTTCATTTTTATGGAAGTAACAACGACCTATTGTTCCACTTCTTGAGAATAAAACATCGCCTTTATTCAAAAAGTAACCTTCTGGAACATTCTTTTTTGCAATAAAAATTCCTCCTTCACCAATATTCCCATTTTCATCAATATCTGTTGTACGTAAAAATCTAACACCAGATTCTTCATATTTAGAATTGGGTATATTAACTCCATACGTATTCTTTTCAGTACATAAGTTTTTTAATCTTTGCATTCTCCAATTTTCAGGCAAATCAAAACTTACAGTATTATATTTAATTGTGTTATTGTTCATTATATGTTCTCGCTTTTGGGCGTTATGGTCTGCTTTGTTTGCAGGGTATTTTTATAAATTTTGTTAAAAAGTATTACAAATCGAAATACAATTTGTATATTTGCAGAGTTCTTTACCTAGAGTCTGGAACCTACAAAGGTCTTAAACGTTGAACCCGCAAATCAACGTTTTTTTTATGCTTTATAATCAGGGCTATTCATAATTTTCTCCAAGTTCTCCTCTATTTCTACCACATAAGCAGTAGTAAAACGAGCTTTCTGCTCTGCGTAAATATGGATAACTACTACATAATTACCTTTTACTAAAGCTACTCGACGACTACCATCATATGATTTTTTACTCGAATCCCAACCAACTTTAAGTACTGCATCTGGATCTTGTAAAGCCTCTTTTATCCAATAAAAACGTTCTAATCTTTTAGTGGATAGTATAGACTTATCTTTTTTTCTACGATTAGCACTTTCGAAAAAACAATGATCGAACATCTCTGAATAAAACGCTACAACAATACCGTCAATGGTTTTAATTTCCATTTCGCAATATTCCTTACTCCACATCTCTCGGAGCTGGTCTTCTGTATATTCAGCTGGATTAATTAATTGATACGCTACCATCCTCCTTGAAGATTGATTTTAAATACATTAAATTTTTCTTCCCACTTGGACGTTGGCGCAATTTCTTTCGACAAATATTTATTTTCGATGTATTCTATTAACTTCAGCTTTGCTGTACTAGTCGCTTTTTTATTGAATTTGGATACCACCAAACCTGTAAGGATATCTGCCAGCTGAATACCCAAAGACTGCTCGGAAGGTAAGCCTTGCACCTGCGTAACATCCGAGGTCAGGTTGGAACGATCTAGTGTATGTTCTAGCTCTTTGAGTCTGCCTTTGTTACGGTTTTTCTTAAGGTCGGTGAATATGGCGTAATCATTAAAATCAAAAATCCAATGTTTTAATAATTGGTAATAGAATTTGTAGAAGCCCAATTCTGCATCTTCGCTATTGAAACGCATATTATCTACTTTACCCGCCTCAATCAATATCACTCTAAAGCGAATGTAACCTGCATTGAAAAAGAAATCTATGACCTCTTTGTACAAATCCAAATGAGCGGGAGAAATTTTCTTCCACTTCAACTCGGTTTTGATGTTGTACTTTTGTTTAATCTCATTCAGCCCTTTTTTAAGCAAATCCCGATTTTCGGCAGGCAACCAGATACCTCCGATGCCCGTGTACAGGTGTGCATCTTTGCGTGTAAGGGCTTCAAGACCACTTTCGTCACAATATACTTCGAACTTCATATGCAGCTGGCTTTATTCTACAATCTCTTTTAATAATTTATCGGCAGATTTTTCGATTTCGAAAATATCTTTTGCAATTTCTGACAATTGACGTGGAGCCTTGTATTGGTAGAAATATTTATTGAAATTGATTTCGTAGCCAATTTTTGTTTCTTCAGGATTCCACCACGCATCAGGCGCAAAAGGCAATACCTCCGTTTCAAAGAACGCTTGAATATCTTGCTTCAATGGGATATTTTCAGTGTCTTTCAAATTAGAATCCGAAACGTAATTGATGGTACCATCTTTACTTACCGATTTAATTTCGGCTTCTGCCTTCTTATCAAACCAAGTGATGCATTTACGGATATCTTTCACATCTTTGGCAGCGTATTTTAAATTGTTCTTTTTACCATATTCTTTGAACTTTTTGTTGAACGCATTAATGTCGTATAAGGGTTCTGTACCAAATTCTTTTGCCATTGCGGTAACCTCTTGCATTAACTGTTTATCACGCAACCACGACTTAATATCGGTAACTTGAGCATAGATTTTCTTTTGCTTTTTGTTGAGATTAGCTACCACCAATTCGGCTGGTTCTTCGTCTTCGCTATCTTCCTCGTTCAAGAAATATTCTAATACAAAATTCTCTACGGCTTGTCTGCTTTCTGCATCCGAGCTGTACACTTGCTCACCACATTCGGCATAGATTAATTTTCTTAATTCGGTATTATCCGAAGCGAAACGAATTTCTGCTGTATGCTTAGCATCTAGTTGAATGGCAAAACGAGAAGGACGGTGTACGATGATTTGCGCAAAACCAAACTCGTTATTGTCAAATATTTTACTATGTGGAGTCTCTTTAAATTCTAAATATAGCTCCGTAACCTTTTTGATGTGTTCTGGCTTCAGCTCATTACGTTTACTCCCTAAAGATTTTGCACGTTTACCAAAAAAAGCTTCGTTATTGGCATTGATTAACTGTACTTTTCCTTTGCGATGCTCCGGCTTACGGTTTGTAATGATTAAGATAAAAGTTGGAATACCTGTATTGTAAAACATATCATTTGGTAAAGCAATAACTGCTTCTAGCATATCTTTTTCAATAATATGCTTACGGATTTCGCTTTCACCTTGCCCAGCATCTCCTGTAAATAAAGCCGAACCATTGTGTACCGAAGCAATACGAGAACCTAAGTCGGTTTCTTTCATCTTGCTTAGCATATGCATCACGAACATGAGCTGACCATCGTTGACACGTGTAGTCGCCGCATCTGCATCGTACTCTTTCTGAATGATAAATCTTCTATCTACAATTTTACCGCCACCTGCTTTAGTAAGAATATCCTTATCGTCCTTCCAAGACGTACCGTACGGTGGATTGGTCAACATAAAGTCGAACTTTAAGTCGTTATCGAAACCGTATTGTGATAAGGTACTACCGAAAACAATTTTATCAGGGTCTTCATTTTTCAGCAACATATCCGATTTAGAAATCGCATAAATGGTTGGTGTATTCTCTTGACCGTATAAATGAATGGTTGCTTTGGATTTGATTTTTCCCGTATCATCGGTCATGAAATTTTTACTCTCCGTTAACATTGCCCCAGAACCTGCACAAGGGTCATAGACTAAAAAGCTGCCTTGCTGTATTTTATCTTTAACAGGAAGGAAAATAATATTGGTCATTAACTCGATAATCTCACGAGGTGTAAAGTGTCGTCCAGCTTCGGCATTCGTCGCTTCGTTGAATCTTCTTAACAAATCCTCGAACACATACCCCATTGATAACGGTGGTAATGCATCTATCGATAAATCTATTTTATTGGAACAGAATTTTTGAATGACTGCGAATAGTTTTTCGGCTTCGTCCAAAGTATCAATTTCATTTCTGAATTTGAATCTTGAAATAATATCTTGCACATTAGGAGAAAAACCGTCTAAATAATTGATGAAATTCGCCTTAATATTTGCAGAATCATTCAATAATGACTTTAAAGTAAATGGAGAAGTATTGTAAAAAGCTACGCCAGAACCTTGCTTGTCACTTTTTAGCAAAGAATCTAAATTGTCTAATTTGTCTTTGTATTTATTGTAGGTATCAATTACCCTGTCTTTGGTAGGCTCTAGTACCAAATCTAAACGACGAATTACCGTCATTGGTAAAATGACATCTTTATACTTACTAGGCTCGTAGGTATTAATTAAGTGGTCGTCAGCAATGCTGTATATAAATCGAATTAAAGGATCTAAATCCTTAGTATTTATGCTCATACTGTAATGTAAAATCTATGTATTTATAGCATCTAATGATGAAATTAGGTGCATTTTTATGAATTGTAAATATAATCATTTTAAGATGATAATACCATCAGATCACAAAGGAAAGATAAGTAGGATAAGTAACTTTCCTCAAAAAGATATTTTTGTATTTCGTAGCAAAATAAAAACGGATTTATATGGATAATGGAAAGCAAATGAGTGAAACGAGTGTTTCCGATTGCGTTACTTCTATTTGTTTTGGCTTGTTTTTTAGCGAAGCTAAAAAGTAAAAAATGTTTCTGCTCAAAAATGCTTATCCTACTTATCCTCTGCATTGGAAGTATAAAGGTGCAAAATGCACCTTTAAGAATTATCAAAACGAAGTTTTGATTGTTCGGGTTCGGGGACTGGTGGTAAAGTTGGTTCTTTTTCTTTGTTCTTCTGTTCTACTTCGTCCCATTGTAATTCACGCACTGCATACACGTACCCATTCTTTTTGGATAGTCGAAAATAGCCGTGTTTCTTTAAAGCTTTTCCTAATTTCATAACTGTACCGTCTGTAATGTTTAATTTGGCTTTATCGGCTAATTTGGCTGCAATTTGCGTGGTATTTAGAAATGCATTTGCGGTATCTCTATCAGCAATTTCGAACCAAGTTAATAGCAATTCTTCTTCTGGACTACGGATTTGATACTGCTCGTTGTTCGCATTAATTTCTTTAATTTCTTCTTGATTGAACCAATATCTAAAACCATCTTGTACCAATTGTTTGGCTTGTGCAAAGGCTAAATTGATATCGATATTATGAGCGTATTCGATATGCTCCACCTCAAAACATAAGAAACGACGAGAACCTGTGGTATCGTTTAAAAACTGAGCGGTATTTACCGAACCTGCAAACGATGCTCTGCGAGGTAACGATTCGTTGTTATGTCCGTAAGCTTTACGAATACGGATGTGCGTTTTGGTAATCAATTCTTTGAGTGTGCCTATTTCGGTACGGTTTAGGTTTTCTAATTCATCTAGATTAATCAGCATACATTCCGCCAAATGGATTAAAGTATCTTTATTGTTGGGATTAATCGTACCCGAAAACATATAATCTTTCAAAGGTTTAGGCATCAATTTTTCAATCCAAGTGGTTTTCCCTACGCCTTGTTTACCACTGAAAACAATAACCGTTTGATTGATGGCTTTTTCGTTGGTAACACAAGCTACCATAGCCACAAACCATTTTTTGAAACAGACTTGCCATAAATCCTGCTTTGTTGTAGTAATGGTATTGGCTAAATCGTTGATGTAATCTTGTTCTGCATTTGCCAAAGGCAAATGATCGAAATACTCTTTAAATGGATCGTGTTGTTCGCAAAAATCGGAACGTAACAAATTACGCAGTGTATTGATGTTGCATTTTACTTTTGCTTTTAGAATTTCTCGTAAAATGGAGTTTTCGACAAAATCGGTAATGGGTTTCCACATGGTGGCTTTGATGGTTTTGTATTCCATTTTACCCGTC
This genomic interval from Pseudopedobacter saltans DSM 12145 contains the following:
- a CDS encoding VapE domain-containing protein, whose translation is MVVSIFKNFNEVVQNQKITEVLDDIKNGMYKNVITYLRKSLADNKMEAYERAKKSLPAFTPSASFKGGRKPEFISAYTQVVVLDIDKLSAEQLTNAKALANQNEYTLASFTSPSGNGLKILVKVNSEQSQHKEAFLKLQKYYEELLALPIDKSGKDVTRLCFISNDPELYYNESASVFPVIEKIESCHTELAEGTTSSNGETPQSYDVVYEHCVRFTEKKETYVEGNRNNFVHQLACNLNRKGIPLAIAMGYILADYNYDATEVMASVNSAYSNTAEYGKNEQNSTVISSLSRNPNSDSNYNNEEAEEEEKPSFIDRLENFLNYRYNFRYNVVTGKMEYKTIKATMWKPITDFVENSILREILKAKVKCNINTLRNLLRSDFCEQHDPFKEYFDHLPLANAEQDYINDLANTITTTKQDLWQVCFKKWFVAMVACVTNEKAINQTVIVFSGKQGVGKTTWIEKLMPKPLKDYMFSGTINPNNKDTLIHLAECMLINLDELENLNRTEIGTLKELITKTHIRIRKAYGHNNESLPRRASFAGSVNTAQFLNDTTGSRRFLCFEVEHIEYAHNIDINLAFAQAKQLVQDGFRYWFNQEEIKEINANNEQYQIRSPEEELLLTWFEIADRDTANAFLNTTQIAAKLADKAKLNITDGTVMKLGKALKKHGYFRLSKKNGYVYAVRELQWDEVEQKNKEKEPTLPPVPEPEQSKLRFDNS
- a CDS encoding type I restriction-modification system subunit M, which gives rise to MSINTKDLDPLIRFIYSIADDHLINTYEPSKYKDVILPMTVIRRLDLVLEPTKDRVIDTYNKYKDKLDNLDSLLKSDKQGSGVAFYNTSPFTLKSLLNDSANIKANFINYLDGFSPNVQDIISRFKFRNEIDTLDEAEKLFAVIQKFCSNKIDLSIDALPPLSMGYVFEDLLRRFNEATNAEAGRHFTPREIIELMTNIIFLPVKDKIQQGSFLVYDPCAGSGAMLTESKNFMTDDTGKIKSKATIHLYGQENTPTIYAISKSDMLLKNEDPDKIVFGSTLSQYGFDNDLKFDFMLTNPPYGTSWKDDKDILTKAGGGKIVDRRFIIQKEYDADAATTRVNDGQLMFVMHMLSKMKETDLGSRIASVHNGSALFTGDAGQGESEIRKHIIEKDMLEAVIALPNDMFYNTGIPTFILIITNRKPEHRKGKVQLINANNEAFFGKRAKSLGSKRNELKPEHIKKVTELYLEFKETPHSKIFDNNEFGFAQIIVHRPSRFAIQLDAKHTAEIRFASDNTELRKLIYAECGEQVYSSDAESRQAVENFVLEYFLNEEDSEDEEPAELVVANLNKKQKKIYAQVTDIKSWLRDKQLMQEVTAMAKEFGTEPLYDINAFNKKFKEYGKKNNLKYAAKDVKDIRKCITWFDKKAEAEIKSVSKDGTINYVSDSNLKDTENIPLKQDIQAFFETEVLPFAPDAWWNPEETKIGYEINFNKYFYQYKAPRQLSEIAKDIFEIEKSADKLLKEIVE